One Nitrospira sp. DNA segment encodes these proteins:
- a CDS encoding DUF2945 domain-containing protein yields MAKTLQVGDHVSWNSEAGRVSGTIIAVHTSNFNYKGYVHHASEVDPQYEIKSDKTDHISAHKGSALERTPR; encoded by the coding sequence ATGGCGAAGACATTACAGGTCGGCGATCATGTAAGCTGGAATTCGGAAGCAGGCCGGGTGTCGGGAACCATTATTGCCGTCCATACCTCGAACTTCAACTACAAGGGCTATGTGCATCACGCTTCGGAAGTCGATCCTCAATACGAAATCAAAAGTGACAAGACCGATCATATCTCGGCACATAAGGGGAGCGCGCTTGAACGCACACCTAGGTAA
- a CDS encoding molybdopterin-dependent oxidoreductase, translating to MLKGIMKEMLAEEDRRPGLVFDHEFILTYTAGFDDFVDDLRRTSWDEIVEGSGVPLDQIRAAGQMVAGAKRMICCWAMGLTQHKNGVDTIRQLINLLLLGGHIGKSGAGACCVRGHSNVQGDRTMGIWERVSPEFLDALRAEFHFDPSRKNGYDVVDSIKAMHEREVKVFFGLGGNFLSATPDTAYTAEAIRRCRLTVQVSTKLNRGHLITGKQALILPCLGRSEKDRGPKGEQFVTVEDSMGVISSSRGVLEPASDYLLSEPRIVAKLAKATLGAKSTVDWDALGADYDLIRDRIARIIPGFQNFNERIRKDIFYLPNAARDRTFLTDTGRANFGVSSIPKHRLASREFLMTTIRSHDQFNTTIYGMDDRYRGIYGGRRVVFLNPTDIAEEGLSAGQVVDLTSHFEGGERVARGFQVVPYQIPRRCAATYYPETNVLVPVRSVAEKSNQPVSKSVRITLQPSLPQGVATTRS from the coding sequence GTGCTCAAAGGCATCATGAAGGAGATGCTGGCGGAAGAGGATCGCCGCCCGGGGCTGGTCTTTGATCACGAGTTTATCCTTACGTACACCGCTGGGTTTGACGACTTTGTCGACGACCTCAGGCGCACGAGTTGGGATGAAATCGTGGAGGGAAGCGGTGTCCCGCTCGATCAGATCCGCGCGGCTGGCCAAATGGTGGCTGGGGCTAAACGCATGATTTGCTGCTGGGCCATGGGGCTCACTCAACACAAGAACGGGGTGGATACCATCCGACAGCTCATCAACCTCCTGCTGCTCGGCGGGCACATCGGGAAGTCCGGTGCGGGGGCGTGCTGCGTGCGTGGTCACTCTAACGTGCAGGGCGACCGTACAATGGGAATCTGGGAGCGAGTCTCTCCGGAGTTTCTGGATGCCCTTCGCGCCGAGTTCCATTTTGATCCGTCGCGCAAGAACGGCTATGACGTGGTGGACTCCATCAAAGCGATGCACGAGCGAGAGGTGAAGGTGTTTTTTGGGCTAGGCGGTAACTTCCTATCGGCTACGCCTGATACGGCGTATACCGCGGAAGCAATCCGTCGCTGCCGATTGACTGTGCAGGTCTCGACCAAGCTCAATCGAGGGCATCTTATTACGGGCAAGCAGGCGCTGATCTTACCCTGCCTCGGGCGATCTGAGAAGGATCGTGGACCCAAGGGAGAGCAATTTGTCACCGTCGAGGACTCGATGGGCGTGATTAGTTCCTCCCGCGGCGTGCTGGAACCTGCGTCCGATTATCTGCTGAGCGAGCCCAGGATTGTGGCAAAATTGGCGAAAGCCACGCTGGGTGCGAAAAGCACTGTCGATTGGGATGCCCTTGGCGCTGATTACGATCTGATCCGCGACCGCATCGCCCGTATCATCCCCGGTTTCCAGAATTTCAACGAACGTATCCGCAAGGACATCTTCTATTTGCCCAACGCCGCACGGGATCGTACGTTTCTTACCGACACTGGAAGGGCGAACTTTGGTGTGTCCTCGATTCCCAAACACCGCTTGGCCTCGCGAGAGTTTCTCATGACAACCATTCGGAGCCATGATCAGTTCAATACGACCATCTATGGAATGGATGACCGATACCGTGGAATTTATGGCGGGCGGCGCGTCGTGTTTCTGAATCCTACAGATATTGCCGAGGAGGGCCTCAGCGCAGGCCAGGTAGTTGACCTTACGAGCCATTTCGAAGGGGGGGAGCGGGTGGCGCGTGGTTTCCAAGTGGTGCCTTACCAGATTCCCAGGAGATGTGCAGCTACGTATTACCCGGAAACGAATGTGCTGGTACCGGTCAGAAGCGTTGCGGAAAAGAGCAATCAGCCTGTGTCCAAGTCGGTCCGGATCACTCTACAGCCGTCATTGCCTCAAGGTGTGGCGACCACTCGATCGTAA